Genomic DNA from Schistocerca serialis cubense isolate TAMUIC-IGC-003099 chromosome 5, iqSchSeri2.2, whole genome shotgun sequence:
atgaaattgctgtaatatacatagtcaacaacaaagaagaaaaccagcagaagacatcactgattttgaTTTCTAGgtatgccacaccagcagctacagtaaaaaacaatggacaaagtgttctagattaatctagtttaagatggtttatttttaagtaacatttctctatgtatatatgtatgtatgtatgtatgtataaatgcttgaagatgaacagaacatgttcaaaACACATTGCATTATGttggattaagcataaaataaaaagtgactggtagcagaaacttgaaataaataattaaaatatatacagCTGGGTGGAGGAAAAATAGTACAAGAATAGCTTTTCTTCTCCATAACAAAATATACCTTCCCCATAGGTAACTCCATCATCGTAAAGGACAAATTATACATTGGTCAATATTATACTGTTTAATGACAATAACTGTGACCTTGCCATATGTCAATGATGTGTGCAAGCAGTtagttcattgttgttgttatccAGGTCCACTTCAGGCTGCTACTGTTGGCAGCAGTCATGTCCGGCAAACAGTACCCACTGGGCTACGACCCGCAGATCCTGTCAGTGCTGTACGCAACAGAGAACCGGCTGCGGACACGATGGTTCTTCAAGAATCTGCACCTACTGCAGCAGATCATCGCAGATGCCCCTCGTCTGGCTGAAGGTGAGGCAGACCGCCGCCTCAGAGAGCTGCAGCAGCCACAGCTACTGCAGTTGCGCACCAGGCCACGCTTCCTCAAAACTGTGCGCAGGCCACCACCACCTCTGCCACCCCCGGACCCTGAGGTTCAGCTGGACTCCATGCGGCCACCATCACCACGCACCAAACAACTCATATACTCCCAGGTCAGCACTTCCAAGTTCTAAGTTTGACACAGAGACAGAATTTTATATGcagctggtcattaaaactgcaacagcaTGAAGGTGGCATGCTAGAGATGTCAAATTAtcatgaagtgtactacatgcttaGATAGAAAAGTATTAGCATTCCAGTGTCTCCGCACAAACTATGTACGAGTAATCCCATTGACATTTGGTTGACAAGGAAAATTATGCTGCAGGTTTCCCCATTCAGAAAAtgcatttgaatattttaattatttgtgaGAAGAAcatgtgtaagaaggagaaacatctgCCACCACATGCCAGGTTCTGCCAAAGGAAGAAATGTGGCCTATCACAGTATTCTGACATTGCTGCTGGCATTGATTGGCTGTCATGTAAATATGGCATTGATGAGTGGAGTAGGGTTATACTCAATACTGTTCACAATCTCAGTGACCCCATATGACTAGTGCCTTAGAGGACAGATACATTCTTACCTTGGCTATCAGCATAGTACAGCCATTCCACGATAGTGATGCATCCAgcaacaacactggacacaggagtggcatcaCATCATCTTTTCAGACGTATCCCAGTTGTGCATACAGCATTATGATGGATGTATCAGTGTGTTGAGGTCCTGAGGAAAGAGAAAATTGCTAGATTGTATTTGTCATCATCGTATGGGCCAAGCACCTGATGGGATGCACAGCACGATTAGCTCCAGTTTAAGGATAAGGATAAGGATAAGCACCATCATTCTGGCCACAGACAGCGTCAGGACCGATCAACTGCTGTGTTGTCCTCTGCCAAGGGCATCATTTGGATGTAATGTAGtatggagggggtggggagggtgggggtCAGCACCTGTGCAGTTCTGGTTTGCATAGCCAGTCATTTCAACGGGAACCATAATATTTCTGACATTTTAAGGCTGGTGGCTGTGCCCTGTCTTTGAGGTATCACTGTTGTTTTTCTTTCAACAAGATAGTGTAAGACTGCATGTTGCCCATGCTGTGCTGACCTACCCAATATCAAgaattaattcatttatttgttgCAAGAACTTTATAGTACACCGTGTGGATACTGTGATGGACCATATATTTCATACTGACCACTTAACAACAATAGTTGCAATAATAAATTCATATTTAATCAATCATTCAatcatattttatttgtttttaaaatgtattaGGTTGCTACATAATTTCGTAGCATTTTTACgtaagtataatacacaaaacagATACACATAAAGGAGACTTTCATCATCCGTAATATAGTctccttcagtatttacaacagtccGCAAATagtgggataacttttcgattctgtgactgtagaaatcatgtggttttgaggcgaagaacctgTTGAGCCTCGTTAGAAGTGCATTTTCAtctgaaaggaagttccttgaagcttGTTCAATAgagagtggaaaaagtgaaaatctgagggtacaagatcaggtgaataatgtgggtgcagaatgacttcccaactcaactcctgcatagtgttttttgtcagtctagcagaatgtgggcagaCAGTATCATGGAGTAGAAATACTTCATGgctgttgttcttggattgcatctgcaagatgtctgaGTTTTCGATAATAAATGTCACCAGTTATGGTTACAACTCAGGAAAGCAATTAATACTATGTCAAACTGTCTctgttccaccaaatgcataatattatcttttgtggacatGCACAGGTCTGTGTATGggaagtttctgctttgtttgggctcaaccattcctttcttttccttatgctgtcataaagacaccatttcacatcaccagtaatgatacacaaTAAGAAAAGTTgatgttcacaagccaattgatggtGAGCAAGCAAAGATGCCTATATGGCCACCCgcagatttttatgattttggcttataGCATGTGACACCGTTACACCCAATTCTTTAATCTTCCTCATTACCTGCTAATGtctcatgatggtggaatgatcacagttcatcacattagcCAGTTCTCGAGCACATTGATGTGGGCCATGctgaattaatgcatttaaacactCTTCATCATACctggaaggtcttcctgaatgtggagagtcactaatgtcaaaacagtcctccctaaaacaagaaaaccattttttcgctatgctctgtccaatggcgttatctcCATACAGAGTGAAAATGTTATTTGCTGCTTCTCCTGCTGTCAACCCTCTATTGAACTTATGGGTTTAGCGTTGTAGggttgccgaatccaatgatgcacgctacaccacatgtaataaacactatttttatttctcgtaagcacacatatacagttgtttacattctgaattctcagtacacgtccgtacactttcacgcgcgaccacagactggggcaaagagcttgccaaaaacaaagatattacacgcgacttggtcgatagtcgccacattagccccccccccccctagagtgtggagcacaaacataaatattggggcatacatgtaaagggaacacccaggggggagggagagggtgtttaatcagaaaccataccttacattacattacattagtaattgaagtcttcgagccagcgaggggggcggatggtcctgcctgaccgggtgaatcctcgtacagcagttgagggatctggggaggggatggtgggttgtgaggggccaggatagtggatctgaatgcctgtggcggtacgtaggactttgaccgttgatgggtcagtaccaacaggcaaggggacagactggaggagatgaatgtgagttaagttgtcactggggaagctggcttgttcgtagaagatgtacacattatccggctgcataacaaaaaacacattagagctgcaaataagatctgtgttgacattcactaccacttccttatacgggttgacagaatctccaaacgagtcgtcatcggtgacatcacaagctctgaggctggtccctgatacatcactgaatcctaacaggggagaggcgaggggctgcctgtaggagggtaagtcatcacacgcatcactctgcataggaatgtcacacgcacctgtagcactgtcacacgactgggagtggggaacgtcacacgtgtgggaatgggcgtcgctcatccatggactgtcggtagatgcctcatgcgaggtgggtgcagcaggggatggggtctgactgggtggggtatcgggcagttctcccagagtccatgcaggtttgaggcggcagacggataccgtttgaggcgtgctgttaatgagcacttcgaacgtgttggtacgccgtgatatgactctgtgcaggcccgtatatggaggtctgagtgctggtcggatggtgtcatcacgcaccatgacatgagtgcacgacgccaagtcctt
This window encodes:
- the LOC126480854 gene encoding protein ATP6V1FNB-like, with protein sequence MSGKQYPLGYDPQILSVLYATENRLRTRWFFKNLHLLQQIIADAPRLAEGEADRRLRELQQPQLLQLRTRPRFLKTVRRPPPPLPPPDPEVQLDSMRPPSPRTKQLIYSQTGPYEYLKARCAKPPNHRYYLPETTNFSYGWQSDELYARVYNPPYGRSTQSTQQLYRRQGVKPDSPSIRPAFIFVPLEKHYI